A genomic window from Bacillus sp. BGMRC 2118 includes:
- a CDS encoding GGDEF domain-containing protein, producing the protein MPGELSKFAVLKRKLYLWVLPLLILAIISSYSDWDWDFSAFDVISGILVLWFFSAWILLYKKTAIRLVEIVTLGVSSVTHLITTFYTLNWIVQEQQDTIGSSSYWTTLIYIYIFVTLKGRTGAIYSFLLWLATFSLVIVFWPNLSSEFKDNFLQYMLANLVYISFLFASLRIMRTYTESELLEKMAYHDSLTGIANRRQLHNWMDQIMQKQPEHLSVIFFDIDHFKRINDQFGHLAGDQVLVEFTTIINEHLNSSDYFGRWGGEEFVVITLQPLPDAIELAESLRKVVSEHCFTKVGNVTSSFGVDSLRPGEHPNSLFDRADTALYLAKQESRNTVKFYNTQK; encoded by the coding sequence ATGCCAGGTGAACTTTCAAAGTTTGCAGTACTGAAAAGAAAATTATATTTGTGGGTTCTGCCGTTACTGATCCTGGCGATTATCAGCTCTTATTCTGACTGGGATTGGGACTTCTCTGCCTTTGATGTCATCAGTGGAATTTTAGTGTTATGGTTTTTTTCTGCCTGGATACTCTTATATAAAAAGACTGCTATACGTTTAGTAGAAATCGTAACATTAGGTGTCAGCAGTGTTACACATTTAATTACAACCTTTTATACTCTGAATTGGATTGTACAAGAACAACAGGATACCATTGGTAGCAGCAGTTATTGGACAACACTCATATATATTTATATCTTCGTTACCTTAAAGGGAAGAACAGGTGCCATCTATTCATTTTTACTGTGGCTGGCAACATTTAGTCTTGTTATAGTCTTTTGGCCAAACCTAAGTTCTGAATTTAAGGATAATTTCTTGCAATATATGCTCGCAAACCTTGTCTACATTAGTTTTCTTTTTGCATCGCTTAGAATTATGCGAACGTATACAGAATCAGAACTACTTGAAAAAATGGCCTATCACGATTCTTTAACAGGTATAGCAAATCGCAGACAACTGCATAATTGGATGGATCAGATTATGCAAAAGCAACCTGAGCATCTATCGGTCATATTTTTCGACATCGATCATTTTAAACGAATTAACGATCAATTCGGCCATCTTGCAGGTGATCAAGTATTAGTAGAATTCACAACAATCATAAATGAACATCTAAATTCAAGTGATTACTTTGGCCGCTGGGGCGGAGAAGAATTTGTTGTAATAACACTTCAACCGTTACCAGATGCAATTGAACTAGCGGAAAGCTTAAGAAAAGTTGTAAGTGAGCATTGCTTTACGAAAGTAGGGAATGTCACATCAAGTTTTGGTGTAGACTCATTAAGACCAGGAGAACATCCAAACTCACTATTCGACAGAGCAGATACGGCTCTTTATTTAGCAAAACAAGAAAGTAGAAACACCGTCAAATTTTATAATACACAAAAGTAA
- a CDS encoding tyrosine--tRNA ligase translates to MENFIEKLTTEQKLEVERQFAIYESGVQEIIPSYELRQKIAKSLRTEKPLKIKLGLDPSAPDVHIGHTVVLNKLKQFQENGHIIQLIIGDFTGKIGDPTGKSVARKQLTNEEVQHNAKTYFEQFGKVLDMAKVELYYNSKWLSSLNLEDVIHLSASITVARLLERNDFSERLSTGKPISLHEFFYPLMQGYDSVELESDVELGGTDQHFNVLMGRHLQEHFGKEKQVVIMLPLLEGLDGVDKMSKSKNNYIGIDEAPEQMYGKTMSIPDELITKYFNLVTDLPVEEKKRIEHELQEGILHPRDAKMHLAKIIVTMYHGTEAGERAEGHFKTVFQRGTLPTNIPEQQWNGASEISLIDLLVQLNLQSSKSEARRMIQNGGVRVNEQKVEDVQTVITITDGHVIQVGKRKFVKLTL, encoded by the coding sequence ATGGAAAACTTTATTGAAAAACTAACAACTGAACAAAAATTAGAAGTAGAGAGGCAGTTTGCAATTTATGAAAGCGGCGTTCAAGAGATTATTCCTTCCTATGAACTGCGTCAAAAAATTGCAAAATCACTACGAACAGAAAAACCGTTAAAAATAAAATTAGGATTAGATCCTTCAGCACCAGATGTACACATTGGACACACAGTCGTCTTAAACAAATTAAAACAATTTCAAGAAAACGGACACATCATTCAATTAATTATCGGAGACTTCACGGGTAAAATTGGAGATCCAACTGGAAAAAGTGTCGCCCGAAAGCAACTAACGAACGAAGAAGTTCAACATAATGCAAAAACGTACTTTGAACAGTTCGGAAAAGTATTAGATATGGCAAAGGTAGAGCTGTACTACAACTCAAAATGGTTATCTTCACTTAATCTCGAAGATGTGATTCATCTTTCAGCTAGCATTACTGTCGCACGTTTACTTGAAAGAAACGACTTCTCAGAACGACTATCAACAGGAAAGCCGATATCTTTACATGAATTCTTCTACCCGTTAATGCAAGGTTATGACTCTGTTGAACTTGAGAGTGATGTTGAGCTTGGTGGTACCGATCAGCATTTCAACGTATTAATGGGACGACATCTGCAGGAACACTTTGGGAAAGAAAAGCAGGTTGTCATCATGCTTCCACTATTAGAAGGTTTAGACGGTGTAGACAAAATGTCTAAATCTAAAAATAACTACATCGGTATTGACGAGGCACCAGAACAAATGTATGGAAAAACAATGTCGATACCAGATGAACTCATTACAAAATACTTCAATTTAGTAACTGATCTTCCGGTAGAAGAGAAGAAGCGTATTGAACACGAATTACAAGAAGGCATCTTACATCCACGTGATGCCAAAATGCATCTAGCAAAGATCATTGTCACGATGTACCATGGGACAGAAGCGGGAGAGCGAGCAGAGGGTCATTTTAAAACGGTCTTCCAACGTGGTACCTTACCTACAAACATTCCGGAACAACAGTGGAATGGTGCAAGCGAGATAAGCCTAATTGATCTTTTAGTTCAATTAAACTTACAAAGCTCAAAAAGTGAAGCAAGAAGAATGATTCAAAACGGAGGAGTTCGCGTCAACGAACAAAAAGTAGAGGACGTCCAGACAGTTATTACGATAACTGATGGCCATGTCATACAAGTAGGAAAGAGAAAGTTTGTGAAACTTACTTTGTAA
- a CDS encoding M3 family oligoendopeptidase produces MLNFERLKSITIPKKWQIAYSEEIHKLDLLYQEEERLYYEMYTTGKQSSRVDEISQVKHSLMTDDELYQTLVSWRANFIDNHVWKRRLDVFLNRMQQESLDSHPDIVALQQQLQSRLLESQITVRGKEYNLGTVHSTIMDHSDRELRRLLFLESKKIGLHAEDLFRSLIKKRNQLAQDKGYQNYYDFICKLKDIHLDSYIKEMNELINQSTQTSNYWDKTIKEKFNWEKIHHYDQYFSTFHFHSINNDIFQTTRLEEILDDIVQGLGITIKDLPVTIEQLEIPYGGFCVNINPNDLRLVVNKRKSYSLFLSGIHEMGHVVDGHYSSYRYPELYRFHSSIAAEAIAELFQTIMTDQDFLKNNFHIEDEVYTQIKDIHELTDLKLVKINYFYSLVEYNLYNDPEKSFQELADECYVQVYGYEAETFHPASEMFYIENPVFFQDYNFALAIREMVRDKFNIENLYREENVFQELIQTIIEPNQLYSWRERVQLLCGEPHTFKYLAKNIQKRNI; encoded by the coding sequence ATGCTGAATTTCGAACGGTTAAAATCCATTACCATTCCAAAAAAGTGGCAAATTGCCTATAGTGAAGAGATTCATAAACTGGATCTACTTTATCAAGAAGAAGAACGATTATATTACGAGATGTATACGACCGGGAAACAATCTAGTAGAGTAGATGAAATTTCACAGGTAAAGCACTCGTTAATGACTGATGATGAACTGTATCAAACACTCGTAAGCTGGAGAGCTAATTTTATCGATAACCACGTATGGAAGAGAAGACTTGACGTTTTTTTAAATAGAATGCAACAAGAATCCCTCGATAGTCATCCAGACATCGTTGCCCTACAACAGCAATTACAATCAAGGTTATTAGAAAGTCAAATTACAGTTAGAGGAAAAGAGTACAATCTAGGAACGGTTCATTCGACAATCATGGATCATTCAGACCGTGAACTTCGAAGACTTCTATTCTTAGAATCGAAAAAAATCGGTCTACACGCAGAAGACCTTTTTCGATCATTAATTAAAAAAAGAAACCAATTAGCTCAAGATAAAGGATATCAAAACTACTATGATTTTATATGTAAGCTTAAAGATATTCATCTAGACTCGTATATAAAAGAAATGAATGAGTTGATAAACCAATCCACACAGACAAGCAACTATTGGGACAAGACAATAAAGGAAAAGTTTAATTGGGAAAAAATCCATCATTATGATCAATATTTTTCTACTTTTCATTTCCATTCTATTAATAATGATATTTTCCAAACAACTCGCTTGGAAGAAATATTAGATGATATTGTTCAGGGACTAGGCATTACGATTAAGGATTTACCTGTTACGATTGAACAGTTAGAGATTCCTTATGGTGGTTTTTGTGTAAATATTAATCCAAACGATCTTCGCCTTGTCGTAAATAAAAGGAAATCGTATTCATTATTTTTGTCTGGTATTCATGAAATGGGGCATGTAGTTGATGGGCATTATAGTTCCTATCGTTACCCTGAACTTTATCGTTTTCATTCAAGTATTGCTGCGGAAGCCATTGCTGAACTATTTCAGACAATCATGACAGACCAAGATTTTCTAAAAAACAACTTTCATATAGAAGATGAGGTTTATACACAAATTAAAGATATACACGAGTTAACCGATTTAAAATTAGTGAAAATTAATTATTTTTATAGCCTAGTAGAATATAATTTATATAATGATCCAGAGAAATCTTTTCAAGAATTGGCAGATGAATGTTATGTACAAGTTTATGGATATGAAGCTGAAACATTCCATCCAGCTAGTGAAATGTTCTACATAGAAAACCCAGTATTTTTCCAAGATTATAATTTCGCATTAGCAATTAGAGAAATGGTACGTGATAAATTCAATATTGAGAATCTTTATCGAGAAGAAAATGTATTTCAAGAATTAATTCAAACTATTATCGAGCCAAATCAGCTTTACTCTTGGCGAGAACGTGTACAACTGCTTTGCGGCGAACCTCATACGTTTAAATACTTAGCAAAAAACATACAAAAAAGAAACATATAA
- a CDS encoding EAL domain-containing protein, giving the protein MTNLLRDIPSLYSAYSALFTNNPDGCYALDTNGTCILANERASEITGYSLEEILQASINLIIKDDDIERIYHLFQEVLVGVTKSFEVTIIRKDGQEVELSVTAMPIKIDEKVLGVIGVAKDITKNKRLQLELVQSRNQLQNIFENTNVSVWSYDLKKKKLCYVTSAFERITGYAKGQFEHEPDLWMSLIHSDDVDTVKKQQAELVNGMTLNQEYRIIHRNGTIRWISDYIVPILDENGELERMDGVMIDITESRQKEETVNLLSYYDVVTELPNRRMFYHSLDQALLNYSNQKHAVLYLDLDRFKYMNDSLGHHVGDQILQIIADRLRQIVNKNELVARLGGDEFAILLKNVQDDRQVEEIAEQIITNIREPFELSNHEYTLTTSIGGSMYPEHANTTESLIKRADQAMYLAKEKGKNNYQVYQNGLIDDFARKMMLEQELRKALTKEQLFLHYQPIVDMVKKKIVGFEALLRWSHPIYGPISPIEFIPIAEESGLIIPIGKWVLKKACNDMKTWQTKGFEGVYVSVNVSVRQFEEIDCLERLADIVKSENIDPNLVKIEMTESISMLDVDDMVKKLSYLEALGINVFLDDFGTGYSSLSYLQRLPIKVLKIDKSFIQDIESSADQETIIETIVAMSTSLRMNVIAEGVEEEKHLHFLQKIGCTQMQGYYFSKPVSIEEFQYLTGMLKLNHKTKSFIS; this is encoded by the coding sequence ATGACTAATTTACTGAGAGATATTCCATCTTTATATAGTGCTTATTCGGCTTTATTTACGAACAATCCCGATGGTTGTTATGCATTAGATACAAATGGAACGTGTATTTTAGCCAATGAACGTGCTTCAGAAATTACGGGGTACTCGTTGGAAGAAATTCTTCAAGCCTCCATCAACTTAATTATTAAAGACGATGATATCGAGAGAATTTACCATCTGTTTCAGGAGGTTTTAGTAGGAGTAACGAAGAGCTTTGAGGTAACCATTATCCGAAAGGACGGACAGGAAGTTGAGCTATCCGTAACAGCCATGCCGATCAAGATTGATGAAAAAGTACTTGGTGTAATTGGGGTTGCAAAAGATATTACCAAAAACAAACGATTACAGCTGGAATTGGTTCAATCTCGTAATCAGTTGCAAAATATTTTTGAGAATACGAATGTCTCAGTTTGGTCGTATGACCTAAAAAAGAAAAAATTATGTTATGTCACCTCTGCATTTGAGCGAATAACGGGTTATGCAAAAGGACAGTTTGAACATGAACCAGATCTATGGATGAGCTTAATACATTCTGATGATGTAGATACTGTTAAGAAGCAGCAAGCTGAACTAGTTAATGGAATGACGCTTAACCAAGAATATCGTATTATTCATCGCAACGGAACGATCAGGTGGATCTCTGATTATATTGTGCCAATTCTTGATGAAAATGGTGAATTAGAGCGGATGGATGGGGTGATGATTGATATAACTGAATCTAGGCAAAAGGAAGAAACAGTCAATCTGCTGTCATATTATGATGTTGTTACTGAATTACCAAATCGTCGAATGTTTTACCATTCGTTAGATCAAGCACTCCTCAACTACTCCAACCAAAAACACGCAGTTCTCTATTTAGACCTTGATCGCTTTAAATATATGAATGATTCACTAGGACATCATGTAGGAGATCAAATTCTGCAGATTATCGCAGATCGCCTACGTCAAATTGTCAATAAGAATGAATTAGTTGCACGATTAGGTGGAGATGAATTTGCGATATTACTGAAAAACGTACAAGATGATAGGCAAGTAGAGGAAATAGCTGAACAAATTATCACAAATATACGAGAGCCGTTTGAACTTAGTAACCATGAGTATACATTAACAACCAGTATTGGTGGTAGTATGTACCCTGAACATGCCAATACAACTGAAAGTTTAATTAAACGAGCAGACCAGGCGATGTATCTGGCTAAAGAAAAAGGTAAAAACAACTACCAAGTCTATCAAAATGGACTAATAGATGATTTTGCTCGAAAAATGATGCTTGAACAAGAGTTGCGAAAAGCTTTAACAAAAGAACAGCTGTTCCTTCACTATCAGCCAATCGTGGATATGGTAAAAAAGAAAATTGTTGGATTTGAGGCACTGCTAAGATGGTCCCACCCGATATACGGACCTATCTCCCCTATCGAGTTTATTCCAATTGCAGAGGAATCAGGATTAATTATTCCGATTGGAAAATGGGTGTTAAAAAAAGCATGTAACGATATGAAAACCTGGCAAACAAAAGGATTTGAAGGTGTGTATGTATCGGTTAATGTATCTGTAAGACAGTTTGAAGAAATTGACTGTTTAGAGCGACTAGCTGACATTGTAAAAAGTGAGAACATTGATCCTAACTTGGTAAAAATAGAGATGACAGAAAGCATATCAATGTTGGATGTAGATGACATGGTAAAGAAGCTTTCCTATTTAGAGGCGCTAGGTATCAACGTGTTTTTGGATGACTTTGGAACGGGCTATTCCTCGTTAAGTTACCTTCAACGATTACCAATCAAAGTATTGAAAATTGATAAATCATTTATCCAAGACATCGAATCAAGTGCTGATCAGGAAACGATTATTGAAACCATCGTTGCAATGTCTACTAGCTTGCGAATGAATGTCATTGCAGAAGGCGTTGAAGAAGAAAAACACCTACATTTCTTACAAAAAATCGGATGTACTCAAATGCAAGGGTATTACTTTAGTAAACCGGTCTCTATTGAAGAGTTTCAATATCTAACTGGGATGTTGAAACTTAACCATAAAACAAAGTCATTCATAAGTTGA
- a CDS encoding spore germination protein, with protein sequence MKKVMTPKKLQLKKENKKVEEEPVSKDLHQNVELLQKEFEKSDVTFRKIKVGNHEACLLFIDGLIDKVTIELHAIHELIEAVSLEELSDEYIEQNVVSVNKVLKSDDLAEVMNYILDSNAVLLIDQVDKALVLDAKGGTTRSVSEPETEASIRGPREGFTENIGVNKALVRQKIRSNDLKMISKVVGTHTRTSLSIMYMESIASPDLVAEVEARIDRIKIDGVLESGYLEEFMEDNPYTLFPQIQNTERPDSVAANLLEGRVAILVNGTPFALILPATFWQFLQATEDYYQRFHIAIFLRLLRVTLIFLALLLPAFYIAVTTYHQEMIPTNLLYSIAASREAIPFPAFIEALIMEIAFEALREAGIRLPKVIGQAVSILGALVIGQAAVEAGIVSAPMVIIVSLTGIASFTIPRFNLAISIRLLRFPMMLLAATLGLYGIVLGSIVLLTHLCNLRSFGVPYFSPLGPLSWKELKDVFVRVPWWKMDNRPSEFVKNNVKREESDLKPSPEQ encoded by the coding sequence ATGAAAAAAGTGATGACACCGAAGAAACTACAACTAAAAAAAGAAAACAAAAAAGTCGAAGAAGAACCAGTCTCAAAAGATTTACATCAAAATGTGGAGTTATTACAAAAGGAATTTGAAAAATCAGATGTAACATTCCGAAAGATAAAGGTTGGGAACCATGAAGCATGCTTACTATTTATTGATGGATTAATCGATAAAGTAACAATTGAATTACACGCCATTCATGAGTTGATAGAAGCTGTATCGTTAGAGGAACTTTCAGATGAATATATTGAACAAAATGTTGTATCTGTAAATAAAGTATTAAAATCGGATGACTTAGCGGAAGTAATGAATTATATATTAGACAGTAATGCGGTTTTATTAATCGATCAGGTAGATAAAGCATTAGTGCTAGATGCTAAGGGTGGAACAACAAGAAGTGTATCAGAACCTGAAACAGAAGCCTCCATAAGAGGTCCTAGGGAAGGGTTCACTGAGAACATTGGCGTAAACAAAGCTCTCGTTAGACAAAAAATACGCTCAAACGATCTAAAGATGATTTCAAAAGTTGTCGGTACACACACTCGAACGTCTCTATCTATTATGTATATGGAGAGCATTGCTTCTCCAGATTTAGTAGCAGAAGTAGAAGCAAGAATTGACAGAATTAAAATTGACGGTGTCTTAGAAAGTGGATACTTAGAGGAGTTTATGGAAGACAACCCGTACACATTGTTTCCACAAATTCAAAATACGGAACGTCCTGACTCTGTTGCGGCAAATCTACTGGAGGGCAGAGTGGCTATATTGGTGAACGGAACTCCATTTGCCTTGATTTTACCTGCTACCTTTTGGCAATTTTTACAGGCTACCGAGGATTATTATCAGCGTTTTCATATTGCTATCTTTCTACGGTTACTTCGTGTGACCTTGATATTCCTAGCTTTATTATTACCCGCTTTCTACATTGCTGTTACAACGTATCACCAGGAAATGATTCCGACCAATTTGTTATATAGCATTGCAGCAAGTCGGGAAGCCATTCCGTTTCCGGCCTTTATTGAGGCACTCATTATGGAGATTGCCTTTGAGGCATTGCGGGAAGCGGGAATTAGATTACCAAAAGTAATTGGACAAGCAGTAAGTATTCTAGGGGCACTTGTTATTGGACAGGCAGCTGTTGAAGCTGGTATTGTTTCAGCACCGATGGTTATTATCGTTTCATTAACAGGGATCGCATCGTTCACGATACCACGATTTAATCTAGCTATTTCGATCCGTTTACTACGTTTCCCAATGATGCTACTGGCAGCAACATTGGGACTATATGGAATCGTACTCGGATCGATTGTATTGTTAACTCATTTATGTAATTTACGTTCATTTGGTGTTCCTTATTTTAGTCCACTTGGACCACTTAGTTGGAAAGAATTGAAGGATGTCTTTGTACGAGTACCATGGTGGAAAATGGACAACCGACCTTCTGAATTTGTAAAGAATAATGTCAAACGGGAAGAATCAGACCTCAAGCCATCTCCCGAACAATAA
- a CDS encoding Ger(x)C family spore germination protein: MKKLKIGFISCISLMLLTGCWDRMEVNDVAFVTATGFDKVDENAFQISVQIPLPSAMGGAGSSGGGGGTSGGPSYIDSEIGRNVREANDNLQSRLSRQLFFGHRRVLVFGEEMARGGFEKSLQLVLEQPQSRLSSYVLVTEGEAMDILTATPHLERLSSEAMREIVKAGKPVTVKDVLSDIGSEGKDPVLPFVKTIKTKNGKTKEVKDEIAVEGSAIFKGQKLSYFTKDEESNGVRWLLDGMEEKNYTFSVRDNEELNVQVMKVKVQTDYKIVNDLPSFNLKIVTEANMMQNEAQLKLGDVSAYKLATKAMEKQIVKEVEALLNHSMDEGIDVFGLGLHVVIKDNLLWEEKLKKHWRELLPDIKVKVEAQASIEQVLNSGIDIKEE; the protein is encoded by the coding sequence ATGAAAAAGCTGAAAATTGGTTTTATTAGTTGTATTTCCCTCATGCTACTAACGGGGTGCTGGGATAGAATGGAAGTTAATGATGTAGCATTTGTTACTGCAACAGGGTTCGATAAGGTGGATGAAAATGCATTTCAAATCTCTGTACAAATCCCGCTTCCTAGTGCAATGGGAGGAGCAGGATCTTCAGGTGGGGGCGGTGGTACGTCAGGTGGTCCTTCTTATATTGATTCTGAAATTGGTCGAAATGTAAGGGAAGCGAATGATAATTTACAATCTAGATTATCACGCCAACTTTTTTTCGGTCACCGAAGAGTACTGGTATTTGGAGAGGAGATGGCACGAGGTGGATTTGAAAAGTCACTACAACTTGTCCTAGAACAACCACAATCCAGACTTTCATCCTACGTTCTTGTAACTGAAGGTGAAGCAATGGACATCTTAACCGCTACCCCCCATTTAGAAAGGCTTTCCTCTGAAGCTATGCGTGAAATTGTAAAGGCTGGCAAGCCCGTTACTGTCAAGGATGTATTAAGTGACATAGGATCAGAAGGGAAAGACCCTGTCTTACCGTTTGTCAAAACCATTAAAACCAAAAATGGAAAAACTAAAGAAGTGAAAGACGAGATAGCTGTAGAAGGATCGGCTATATTTAAAGGTCAAAAATTGAGCTATTTTACGAAAGATGAGGAATCTAATGGTGTACGGTGGCTGCTCGATGGAATGGAAGAGAAAAATTATACATTTTCAGTACGAGATAACGAGGAACTGAACGTACAAGTCATGAAGGTAAAGGTACAGACTGATTATAAGATCGTTAATGATTTACCGTCCTTCAATCTTAAAATTGTAACAGAAGCAAATATGATGCAAAATGAAGCACAGTTGAAACTAGGTGATGTAAGTGCATATAAACTTGCAACAAAAGCAATGGAAAAGCAAATTGTGAAAGAAGTTGAAGCATTGCTCAATCACTCAATGGATGAGGGAATCGACGTGTTCGGATTAGGTTTACATGTTGTCATTAAGGACAATCTCCTTTGGGAGGAGAAATTGAAAAAGCATTGGCGTGAGCTTTTACCAGATATTAAGGTGAAGGTAGAAGCACAAGCAAGCATCGAACAAGTGCTCAATTCAGGAATTGACATAAAGGAGGAATAA
- a CDS encoding GerAB/ArcD/ProY family transporter, producing MKTKISPFQLAIIIANFVLTGSLMVTGQIITQITEHTTWQVPFVILPVLLGLLFIGMGRKGNLVDVIPSASKSKLSMIFSILMAILLMSVFIRDVRTFVHYISSNLLPTTPLEITTIILVITLVYISAAGLEVIGRVTVIQFVVLSVIILTLPLTLINELKMSNLLPIFEIKEAMKLGKSSFILLPWMGEAFIVFYLFSNIEHIEGLRKATYFGTALGILLYFVLLILNILVLGEKIVRLSTFPNITMIQQINITDFLDRLDLVIVIVWMPCLVAKLALTLFLIQKAVANVRSFESVNLILPLGLLLGVLSIVLFKSTVVFFEFTFFSWTLIGIFFEMTLLAIFLFMRKKKQKAEST from the coding sequence ATGAAAACGAAAATTTCTCCATTTCAGTTAGCCATTATTATTGCTAATTTTGTCTTAACAGGCTCGTTAATGGTGACTGGTCAAATCATTACACAAATTACAGAACACACAACTTGGCAAGTACCATTTGTCATACTTCCAGTTTTATTAGGTTTACTCTTTATCGGTATGGGAAGAAAAGGGAATCTTGTCGATGTGATACCTTCTGCTAGTAAAAGTAAACTTTCAATGATATTTTCAATATTAATGGCAATTTTGTTAATGTCTGTCTTCATTCGTGATGTACGCACGTTTGTTCATTACATTTCTTCTAACCTGTTACCCACAACACCCCTTGAAATTACGACAATCATCTTAGTTATTACATTAGTATACATTAGTGCTGCAGGTTTAGAAGTGATTGGAAGAGTTACCGTGATTCAATTTGTGGTATTATCAGTTATCATTTTAACTCTTCCACTTACACTCATAAATGAACTTAAGATGTCTAATCTTTTGCCAATCTTTGAAATAAAAGAAGCAATGAAATTAGGTAAGTCATCATTTATTTTACTTCCATGGATGGGCGAAGCATTTATTGTCTTTTATTTATTTTCTAATATTGAACATATAGAAGGATTAAGAAAAGCAACATACTTCGGTACTGCTCTTGGTATCTTATTATATTTTGTTCTACTGATCCTGAATATTTTAGTGCTTGGTGAGAAAATTGTACGCCTCTCAACGTTCCCTAATATTACAATGATTCAACAAATTAACATCACTGATTTTCTTGACAGATTAGACTTAGTAATCGTGATCGTCTGGATGCCATGTTTAGTAGCAAAGCTTGCACTTACTTTATTTTTAATTCAAAAGGCTGTGGCAAATGTCAGAAGTTTTGAATCAGTTAATTTGATTTTACCTTTAGGATTGTTACTTGGAGTGTTATCCATTGTATTATTTAAAAGCACAGTTGTGTTCTTTGAATTCACCTTTTTCTCGTGGACTCTAATTGGTATCTTTTTCGAAATGACATTGTTAGCAATCTTTCTATTCATGCGAAAAAAGAAACAGAAAGCAGAATCAACGTAA
- a CDS encoding YnfA family protein, whose translation MVYAISLFILAGIAEIGGGYLIWLWLREGKSYYLGIGGGLALALYGVIATFQTFPSFGRVYAAYGGVFIVLSILWGWGIDRKTPDIYDWLGAFICLIGVSVMLFVPRN comes from the coding sequence ATAGTATACGCAATCAGTTTATTTATCTTAGCTGGGATCGCCGAAATTGGTGGGGGTTACCTTATTTGGTTATGGCTGCGAGAAGGGAAGTCTTACTACTTAGGAATTGGCGGTGGGCTAGCATTAGCGCTCTATGGTGTGATTGCAACCTTTCAAACCTTTCCATCCTTCGGTAGAGTATATGCCGCATACGGTGGTGTTTTTATCGTTCTGTCTATTTTATGGGGATGGGGCATTGATCGGAAGACACCAGACATCTATGATTGGCTTGGAGCCTTTATCTGTTTGATTGGTGTATCTGTAATGCTATTTGTACCACGTAATTAA
- a CDS encoding GNAT family N-acetyltransferase encodes MNIQIIKETHHEHKQYINDQLYKFNLAHFPEDLRGRYEQVHFTLLDEDGRVRGGILGEVCWNWLEIHTLMVDEEIRSFGFGSKLLTEVELLAVNRKCDFIKVDTLSFQALEFYEKHGYKVFGQLDNVGRHFTHYYLKKDLLKHSLFSKTLLHLIQLEAN; translated from the coding sequence ATGAACATACAAATAATAAAAGAGACACATCACGAGCATAAACAATATATCAATGACCAACTTTACAAATTTAATTTAGCACACTTCCCAGAAGACTTAAGGGGAAGATACGAACAAGTACATTTTACTTTATTGGATGAAGATGGCCGTGTTCGTGGGGGTATTCTTGGAGAAGTTTGCTGGAATTGGTTAGAAATTCACACGTTAATGGTAGATGAAGAAATACGATCGTTCGGGTTTGGTTCAAAATTATTAACTGAAGTAGAACTACTGGCAGTTAATAGAAAATGTGATTTTATCAAAGTAGATACGTTAAGCTTTCAAGCATTAGAATTTTATGAAAAGCACGGGTATAAGGTGTTTGGTCAACTTGACAATGTAGGAAGGCACTTTACTCACTATTATTTAAAAAAGGATTTATTAAAACATAGTCTCTTTTCTAAGACTTTGTTGCATTTAATACAACTAGAAGCAAATTGA